The uncultured Fibrobacter sp. genome contains a region encoding:
- a CDS encoding 1,4-alpha-glucan branching protein domain-containing protein: protein MHAHLPFVRHPEYKRFFEENWLFEAIAETYLPLVQAMRRLLEKGVPGTLNLSVSPPLIEMLSDENLLDKFSEHLKHQLKLIEKEVARNADTDLETLSHFYLSRQHTLIDLWENRIHRNLLAEFLELEKAGKLNLLTCVGTHPFLPAYQSDPASIRMQLDVTVRAFERAFGRKPMGVWLPECGYFPGLDKYLAEFGLHYFFLETHGVLLASPTPKYGVFTPLRTTQGLYCMGREQKSSMEVWSRRTGYPGHPEYREFFTDISKNRPRDYLGEYFFAGDTPIDSGFKYNRITGGEHKEIYRPWNAMKLAEDHARLFVVNREATISELLVNMEGHKAAMLCPYDAELFGHWWFEGPIFLEEMLMRAASSSVIEFAGADQVMTSSADPDAHEPAFSSWGEGGFGSVWINGETDKYYPQSYRMRAMIDHLMSIREKMGVGSPRGKLLTRYIKQMERELMLFQASDWAFMIHNHSAEGYARRRLDDHYNNGHELFAEACKAILRNTDKPAASSILPKLEETNNIFSWL, encoded by the coding sequence ATGCACGCACATTTACCTTTTGTGCGGCATCCGGAATATAAACGCTTTTTCGAAGAGAACTGGCTTTTTGAAGCTATTGCCGAAACGTACCTGCCTTTGGTACAGGCAATGCGCCGTCTCTTGGAAAAGGGCGTGCCCGGGACGCTTAACTTGAGCGTTTCGCCCCCGCTCATCGAAATGCTTTCAGACGAAAACTTGCTCGATAAGTTCTCGGAGCATTTGAAACATCAGCTCAAGCTGATTGAAAAAGAAGTCGCTCGCAACGCGGACACGGATTTAGAGACTCTTTCGCATTTTTACCTTTCTCGCCAGCACACGCTGATTGACTTGTGGGAAAACCGTATCCATCGCAATTTGCTGGCAGAATTCCTGGAACTTGAAAAAGCCGGAAAGCTGAACTTGCTCACTTGCGTGGGCACGCACCCGTTCTTGCCGGCCTACCAGAGCGATCCTGCTTCTATCCGCATGCAGCTCGATGTAACGGTGCGGGCATTTGAACGTGCTTTCGGCCGTAAGCCCATGGGCGTGTGGCTCCCGGAATGTGGCTATTTCCCGGGGCTCGACAAGTACCTTGCCGAATTCGGCCTGCACTACTTTTTCTTGGAAACTCACGGCGTATTGCTTGCTTCGCCCACGCCCAAGTACGGCGTGTTCACGCCGCTGCGTACGACGCAGGGGCTTTACTGCATGGGCCGCGAACAGAAGAGTTCGATGGAAGTCTGGAGTCGCCGTACAGGTTATCCGGGCCACCCTGAGTACCGCGAATTCTTTACCGACATTTCTAAAAACCGCCCGCGCGATTACTTGGGCGAATACTTCTTTGCCGGCGATACTCCCATCGATTCGGGCTTCAAGTACAACCGCATTACCGGTGGCGAACATAAGGAAATTTACCGCCCGTGGAACGCGATGAAACTCGCCGAAGACCATGCGCGACTTTTCGTAGTGAACCGCGAAGCGACGATTTCAGAATTGCTGGTGAACATGGAAGGCCATAAGGCTGCCATGCTTTGCCCCTACGACGCGGAACTCTTTGGTCACTGGTGGTTCGAAGGCCCGATTTTCCTCGAAGAAATGCTGATGCGTGCGGCCTCCTCGTCGGTGATCGAATTTGCAGGTGCCGACCAGGTAATGACCAGTTCTGCAGACCCCGATGCGCATGAACCGGCGTTTTCAAGCTGGGGCGAAGGCGGCTTTGGCTCTGTTTGGATCAACGGGGAAACGGACAAGTATTATCCGCAATCTTACCGCATGCGCGCCATGATAGACCATTTGATGTCTATCCGCGAAAAAATGGGCGTGGGGTCTCCGCGTGGAAAACTCTTGACCCGCTACATTAAGCAGATGGAACGCGAACTCATGTTGTTCCAAGCATCGGATTGGGCGTTCATGATTCATAACCATTCGGCAGAAGGCTATGCCCGCCGTCGATTGGACGACCATTACAACAATGGGCATGAATTGTTTGCAGAGGCCTGCAAGGCGATTTTACGCAATACTGATAAGCCGGCAGCCAGTTCTATTTTGCCGAAGCTTGAAGAAACCAACAATATCTTCAGCTGGCTTTAA